In Collimonas arenae, a single genomic region encodes these proteins:
- the cynS gene encoding cyanase — protein sequence MQQANVYQDNRIALTTRVIAAKALKDLSWKQLAEGTSLSVAYVTAALLGQHALPKAAAEVVCRQLGLPAESALELQMIPLRGSIPGGIPTDPTIYRFYEMLQIYGTTLKMLVHEELGDGIISAINFKLDLKRVEDPDGGARAVITLDGKFLPNKPY from the coding sequence ATGCAACAAGCTAACGTCTATCAAGATAACCGTATCGCTCTGACTACCCGTGTCATCGCCGCCAAGGCATTGAAGGACCTGTCATGGAAACAACTGGCTGAAGGGACCAGCTTGAGCGTGGCCTATGTCACCGCAGCGTTACTGGGCCAGCACGCCTTGCCCAAGGCCGCCGCTGAAGTCGTGTGCCGGCAGCTGGGTTTGCCGGCGGAATCTGCGCTGGAGCTGCAAATGATTCCTCTGCGCGGCAGCATCCCCGGCGGCATTCCTACCGATCCAACCATCTACCGTTTCTACGAGATGCTGCAAATTTACGGCACAACCCTGAAAATGCTGGTGCACGAAGAACTCGGCGACGGCATCATCAGCGCCATCAACTTCAAGCTCGATCTGAAACGGGTCGAAGATCCGGACGGCGGCGCGCGTGCGGTGATTACGCTGGATGGCAAGTTCTTGCCGAATAAACCGTACTAA
- a CDS encoding carbonic anhydrase → MKSIVEGVLKFQQDAFPGLSGLFKQLATTQNPSALFITCSDSRVVPELLTQQDPGDIFVIRNAGNIVPSYSSEPGGVTATVEYAVAVLGVTDIVVCGHSDCGAMTAISTCKCLDHLPAVAGWLRHADAAKAVNASRNHISPAARLSSMVRENVIAQLANIKTHPSVALALEQGRLSLHGWVYDIESGAIVALDGVSNTFVSLAEFPETVATQAKRSALAA, encoded by the coding sequence ATGAAGTCTATCGTCGAAGGAGTCCTGAAATTCCAGCAGGATGCTTTTCCAGGCTTGTCGGGTCTGTTCAAGCAACTGGCCACTACCCAGAATCCGAGCGCGCTGTTCATTACCTGTTCCGACAGCCGCGTGGTGCCGGAATTGCTGACCCAGCAAGATCCGGGCGATATTTTCGTGATACGCAACGCCGGCAATATCGTGCCCTCGTACAGTTCGGAACCGGGCGGCGTCACCGCTACAGTCGAATATGCCGTCGCGGTGCTGGGCGTGACCGATATCGTTGTCTGCGGCCATTCCGATTGCGGCGCCATGACCGCGATTTCCACCTGCAAGTGCCTGGATCACTTGCCTGCAGTTGCCGGCTGGTTGCGCCACGCCGATGCGGCCAAGGCGGTGAATGCTTCCCGTAACCATATATCGCCCGCCGCACGGCTCAGTTCCATGGTGCGTGAAAACGTCATCGCCCAGTTGGCCAACATTAAGACTCATCCGTCGGTGGCGCTGGCGCTGGAGCAAGGCCGCCTGAGCCTGCACGGCTGGGTGTACGACATCGAAAGCGGCGCCATCGTGGCGCTGGATGGCGTCAGCAATACGTTCGTTTCGCTCGCCGAATTTCCAGAAACCGTCGCCACGCAGGCCAAGCGTAGCGCTCTGGCTGCATAA
- the cynR gene encoding transcriptional regulator CynR: MLLRHIRYLLAVVEHGNFTRAAEALYVSQPTLSQQIRQLEETLGAQLLDRSGRIVRATDAGQAYIIYASRALRELEAGQRAIHDVAELSRGSLRLAMTPSFTSYLAGPLIARFNADYPGITLQIVELPLNGMESALLNDEVDLGIAFSQVRSQEISCQPLFVEKLSVVVGLDHPLAQRPAPIAAGDLTQQPLALLSTNFATRTYVDAYLQEQGISPKIAIEANTINAIVEIVRYGGVATILPDAITREHPALQEIRMTPALPQRTVALLQRKDAYQSAAALAFARLAADMTADRQDEKKADS; this comes from the coding sequence ATGCTATTGCGTCATATCCGTTACCTGCTTGCCGTGGTCGAGCATGGCAATTTCACCAGGGCGGCAGAGGCGCTCTACGTCTCGCAGCCGACCTTGTCGCAACAGATTCGCCAGCTGGAAGAAACCCTGGGTGCGCAACTGCTCGACCGCAGCGGCCGCATCGTGCGCGCTACCGATGCCGGTCAGGCATACATTATTTATGCCAGCAGAGCGCTGCGAGAGCTGGAAGCAGGACAACGGGCGATCCACGATGTGGCGGAACTGAGCCGCGGCAGCTTGCGGCTGGCCATGACGCCCAGCTTTACCTCTTATCTGGCGGGTCCCTTGATCGCGCGCTTCAATGCCGACTATCCCGGCATTACGTTGCAGATCGTTGAACTGCCGCTAAACGGAATGGAGTCGGCCTTGCTGAACGATGAAGTTGATCTCGGCATCGCCTTCAGCCAGGTCCGTTCGCAAGAGATAAGCTGCCAGCCGCTGTTTGTGGAAAAGCTCAGCGTGGTGGTCGGCCTGGATCATCCGCTGGCGCAGCGCCCTGCCCCCATCGCCGCCGGCGATCTGACGCAACAGCCGCTGGCGCTGCTCAGCACGAATTTCGCCACCCGGACATATGTCGACGCCTATCTGCAAGAACAGGGAATTTCTCCCAAAATAGCCATCGAAGCCAACACCATCAATGCGATTGTCGAGATTGTCCGTTACGGCGGCGTCGCCACCATCCTGCCGGACGCCATCACGCGTGAACATCCCGCGCTGCAGGAAATCCGGATGACCCCCGCCTTACCGCAACGCACGGTAGCCTTGCTACAGCGTAAGGACGCTTATCAAAGCGCCGCCGCGCTGGCTTTCGCCAGACTCGCTGCGGACATGACGGCAGACCGTCAGGACGAAAAAAAGGCTGATTCCTGA
- the mgtA gene encoding magnesium-translocating P-type ATPase — translation MNLNILKDTFVSFVRTHGMDRHFRRLAPDMFRSTPLTKEVPPSLAETLSTAASIDISELYQKLHSRADGLTEAEADEIRIKAGPNEVEHEKPISKWVHLWQCYKNPFNLLLTVLATVSFLTEDMKATIVIGSMVVLSTLMRFIQESRSNTAADKLKAMVSNTATVLRHDLAQDIAEEALRYFDVTLHPKGARRIELPIKKLVPGDIVQLSAGDMIPADLRLLTAKDLFISQAAMTGESLPVEKFVVHRGLDTSNPLELDNLCFMGTNVVSGSATAIVVTTGNRTYFGALAERVTASDRTPTAFQSGVNKVSWLLIRFMMVMTPVVFLLNGYTKGDWVEAFLFAMSIAVGLTPEMLPMIVTSTLAKGAVALSRKKVIVKRLDAIQNFGAMDVLCTDKTGTLTQDKIFLERHTDILGEQDDLVLEYAYLNSHYQTGLKNLLDVAVLEHAELQREMALASAYRKVDEIPFDFQRRRMSVVVSERDDHHELICKGAVEEIVSVCTHARHNGEVVPFTKELLQEIYETTSSLNAEGLRVVAVAAKDLPPTKEVYGVADESDLVLIGYIAFLDPPKESTKPALDALKEHGITVKILTGDNELVTAKICRQVGLQVDGMVLGNDVEKMSDAELSVAVDTTTVFAKLSPTHKERIVRVLHDKGHVVGFMGDGINDAPALRAADIGISVDTAVDIAKEAADIILLEKSLMVLEEGVLEGRKTFANMLKYIKMTASSNFGNVFSVLVASAFLPFLPMLPLHLLVQNLLYDISQITIPFDNVDKEFLEKPQRWNAGEIGRFMVFFGPISSIFDITTFALMWYIFGANTPEHQTLFQSGWFIEGLLSQTLIVHMIRTRKIPFFQSRASWALMSMTIIIMIIGILLPMSPLAHYFKLQALPLTYFPWLVLILMAYAVLTQAMKGWYARRFGWQ, via the coding sequence ATGAATCTGAATATTCTCAAAGACACATTCGTTAGCTTTGTCCGCACGCATGGCATGGACCGCCATTTCCGCCGGCTTGCTCCCGACATGTTCCGCAGCACGCCGCTTACCAAGGAAGTGCCGCCTTCGCTGGCGGAAACCTTGTCGACGGCTGCCAGCATCGACATCAGCGAGCTGTACCAAAAACTGCATAGCCGGGCCGATGGCCTGACCGAAGCCGAAGCGGATGAAATCCGCATCAAAGCCGGCCCGAACGAAGTCGAACACGAAAAGCCGATTTCGAAATGGGTCCATCTGTGGCAATGCTACAAAAACCCGTTCAATTTGCTGCTGACAGTACTGGCTACCGTATCCTTCCTCACCGAAGACATGAAAGCCACCATCGTCATCGGTTCGATGGTGGTGCTGTCGACCCTGATGCGCTTCATCCAGGAATCCCGCTCCAACACCGCTGCCGACAAGCTCAAGGCCATGGTCAGCAACACCGCGACCGTGCTGCGCCATGACCTGGCGCAGGACATTGCCGAAGAAGCCTTGCGTTATTTCGACGTCACCCTGCATCCAAAGGGCGCGCGCCGCATCGAACTGCCGATCAAGAAACTGGTGCCGGGCGATATCGTCCAGCTGTCCGCCGGCGACATGATTCCGGCCGACCTGCGCTTGCTGACCGCCAAGGACCTGTTTATCAGCCAGGCGGCGATGACCGGCGAATCGCTGCCGGTAGAGAAATTCGTCGTCCATCGCGGTCTCGATACAAGCAATCCGCTGGAACTGGACAACCTGTGCTTCATGGGCACCAACGTGGTCAGCGGATCAGCCACCGCGATCGTGGTCACCACCGGCAACCGTACCTACTTCGGCGCGCTGGCCGAACGCGTTACTGCCTCTGACCGCACTCCTACCGCATTCCAGTCGGGCGTCAACAAGGTCAGTTGGCTGCTGATCCGCTTCATGATGGTGATGACGCCGGTGGTGTTCCTGCTGAACGGCTACACCAAGGGCGATTGGGTCGAAGCCTTCCTGTTTGCGATGTCGATCGCGGTCGGCCTGACGCCGGAAATGCTGCCGATGATTGTTACCTCGACCCTGGCCAAGGGTGCTGTCGCCCTGTCGCGCAAGAAGGTGATCGTCAAGCGCCTGGACGCGATCCAGAACTTCGGCGCCATGGACGTGCTGTGTACCGACAAAACCGGCACCCTGACCCAGGACAAGATTTTCCTGGAGCGCCATACCGACATCCTGGGCGAACAAGACGACCTGGTGCTGGAATATGCCTATCTGAACAGCCACTACCAGACCGGTCTGAAGAACTTGCTGGACGTCGCCGTGCTGGAGCATGCCGAGCTGCAGCGTGAAATGGCGTTGGCTTCCGCCTACCGCAAGGTCGATGAAATTCCGTTCGACTTCCAGCGCCGCCGTATGTCGGTGGTGGTCAGCGAACGCGACGACCATCATGAATTGATTTGCAAAGGCGCAGTCGAGGAAATCGTCTCGGTATGTACCCACGCACGCCACAATGGCGAGGTAGTGCCGTTCACCAAGGAATTGCTGCAGGAAATCTACGAAACGACTTCCAGCCTGAACGCCGAAGGTTTGCGCGTGGTCGCAGTGGCCGCCAAGGATTTGCCGCCAACCAAGGAAGTATACGGCGTGGCCGATGAAAGCGACTTGGTCCTGATCGGTTACATCGCCTTCCTGGATCCGCCGAAGGAATCCACCAAACCTGCGCTGGATGCACTGAAGGAACACGGCATCACCGTCAAGATCCTGACCGGCGACAACGAACTGGTCACCGCCAAGATCTGCCGCCAGGTCGGCTTGCAGGTGGACGGCATGGTGCTCGGCAACGATGTCGAAAAAATGAGCGATGCCGAACTGTCAGTCGCGGTGGATACCACCACAGTCTTCGCCAAGCTGAGCCCGACCCACAAGGAACGCATCGTGCGCGTCCTGCATGACAAGGGCCATGTAGTCGGCTTCATGGGCGACGGCATCAACGATGCGCCAGCCTTGCGCGCTGCCGACATCGGTATTTCGGTCGACACCGCAGTCGATATCGCGAAGGAAGCCGCCGATATCATCCTGCTGGAAAAGAGCCTGATGGTGCTGGAAGAAGGCGTGCTGGAAGGCCGCAAGACCTTTGCCAACATGCTGAAATACATCAAGATGACCGCCAGCTCGAACTTCGGCAACGTGTTCTCTGTATTGGTGGCAAGCGCCTTCCTGCCTTTCCTGCCGATGCTGCCTTTGCATCTGCTGGTGCAGAATCTGCTGTACGACATTTCGCAGATCACCATTCCTTTCGATAACGTCGACAAGGAATTCCTGGAAAAACCGCAGCGCTGGAATGCCGGCGAAATCGGCCGCTTCATGGTGTTCTTCGGTCCGATCAGCTCGATTTTCGACATCACTACCTTTGCCCTGATGTGGTACATCTTCGGCGCCAACACGCCGGAACACCAAACCCTGTTCCAGTCCGGCTGGTTTATCGAAGGCTTGCTGTCGCAGACGCTGATCGTGCACATGATCCGCACCCGCAAGATTCCGTTCTTCCAGAGCCGTGCTTCGTGGGCCTTGATGAGCATGACCATCATCATCATGATCATTGGCATCCTGCTGCCCATGTCGCCGCTGGCGCACTACTTCAAGCTGCAGGCCTTGCCGTTGACGTATTTCCCGTGGCTGGTCCTGATCCTGATGGCCTACGCCGTACTGACGCAGGCCATGAAGGGTTGGTATGCACGGCGCTTTGGCTGGCAATAA
- a CDS encoding TPM domain-containing protein — MGTLQRLWRHLTTTQRSARRAFPAATLKAIQHKIAEGEVTHRAEVKMIVEGSLSLPAVLNGVTSRNRAHELFAHYRIWDTEENVGVLLYVNLADHKVEIIVDRAVGRAVKTAEWQAVCKTMTKEFANGAFHDSTLAALEQMNGYLTQHFPDQGRKKNEVSDKPLVL, encoded by the coding sequence ATGGGGACTTTACAACGACTCTGGCGTCATCTGACGACCACACAACGCAGCGCGCGGCGCGCTTTTCCGGCCGCAACGCTCAAAGCCATCCAGCACAAGATCGCAGAAGGCGAAGTGACGCACCGAGCAGAAGTGAAAATGATTGTGGAAGGATCGCTAAGCCTGCCTGCAGTGCTCAATGGCGTCACTTCGCGCAACCGCGCCCATGAACTGTTTGCCCACTACCGTATCTGGGACACCGAAGAAAACGTCGGCGTCTTGCTCTATGTGAACCTGGCTGACCATAAAGTCGAAATCATCGTCGACCGCGCCGTTGGCCGCGCCGTCAAGACCGCGGAATGGCAGGCAGTTTGCAAGACCATGACCAAAGAGTTCGCCAACGGCGCCTTCCATGACAGCACGCTGGCAGCGTTGGAACAGATGAACGGCTATCTCACGCAGCACTTCCCGGACCAGGGCCGGAAAAAGAACGAGGTGTCGGACAAGCCGCTAGTCTTGTAA
- a CDS encoding DUF1345 domain-containing protein → MQLPNLIFRTHPRLVIAIILGLIVWAVVPQSSAITRALIAWNAGVWTYLVILWWMMARASCELVRKKAAIEDENDTMILVMICIAAVSSIAAVVFGLTQAKDFLPGPKEIRYLFTGMTVLGSWFLVGTIFTLHYARLFYAADEDKLPLRFPDDEKNPNYWDFLYFSFTMAVAVQTSDVSVMTRSMRKIVLFQSVLTFLFNSAILGLSINIAAGLVG, encoded by the coding sequence ATGCAGCTCCCCAATCTGATTTTTCGCACCCATCCGCGGCTGGTCATCGCCATCATCCTCGGGCTTATCGTCTGGGCCGTGGTGCCGCAGAGCTCCGCAATCACGCGTGCCCTGATCGCCTGGAATGCCGGTGTCTGGACCTATCTGGTCATCTTGTGGTGGATGATGGCCCGCGCCAGTTGTGAGTTGGTCAGGAAAAAGGCCGCGATCGAAGACGAAAATGACACGATGATTCTGGTCATGATTTGCATCGCTGCGGTGTCCAGCATCGCCGCCGTGGTGTTCGGCCTGACCCAGGCCAAGGATTTCCTGCCAGGCCCGAAAGAGATCCGCTATCTGTTTACGGGGATGACGGTGCTGGGCTCCTGGTTCCTGGTCGGCACCATCTTTACCTTGCATTACGCGCGTCTGTTTTACGCTGCCGATGAGGACAAGTTGCCGCTGCGCTTTCCTGACGATGAAAAGAATCCGAACTACTGGGATTTCCTGTATTTCTCGTTCACCATGGCGGTCGCGGTGCAAACCTCTGATGTCAGCGTGATGACCCGTTCCATGCGCAAGATCGTGCTGTTCCAGTCGGTGCTGACGTTCTTGTTCAATTCGGCGATTCTGGGTTTGTCGATCAATATCGCGGCTGGCCTGGTAGGGTAA
- a CDS encoding efflux RND transporter permease subunit: protein MNFSALSIKHPVPAILLFIMLTVMGLMSFKSMLVQDSPDIDFPFISISTSLPGASPSQLETEVARKIENSVATVTDVRHIYTMINDGVVNITVEFRLEKDISEAMDDVHDAVNRVRSDLPTDVRDPVYGKASTSGQPIITYTVKSDQLDEEALSWFVDNDVSKALLSVPGVGKIARVGGVNREVLVELDPERMAALNVSAAQISRQLQRVQQEAPGGKADISGARQSVRTIGTVGNVAEIAALQMALPDGHVIRLDQVAKVTDGIGERTAITLLDGKPVVGFEITRSKGASEITVSNAVKKAVAELGSKATHVKIEEAFNNVDAVKENYAGSMSLLYEGALLAVLVVWFFLRDWRATLVAAAALPLSIIPTFMVMNFLGFSLNGVTLLSLALVIGILVDDAIVEIENIVRHLRMGKTPYQAAMEAADEIGLAVVATTFTLVAVFLPTAFMSGIVGKYFKQFGWTAAIAVTTSLVVARLLTPMMAAYLLKPLVHEKKESRMMGKYLALASWCMHHRVKTMVMAAVFFIASLAMIPFLPTGFIPPSDRGQTQVTLELPPGSVLEETRASTEQARRLLMTNKNVDQVYSAIGGDEARRSTLTVLLKDPPARKEKQTAVESELRKLLAQLPGLRFTVGGGGNGEELQLLLSGDDPQALSTVTRAIEREIRAIPDLGSITSSISLVRPEIIVTPNFAKAADLGVTASAIGETLRIATSGDYDQLVAKLNLPERQIPIRVRLPEAARQDLSVLERLSVQGKNGNVPLSSVADIRFDSGPARIDRIDRNRRVIIHVELNGHEIGEVMSKINELPNLKNLPPNVKRGELGDAEVMKELFSGFALAMLTGVLCVYMVLVLLFKGFLQPVTILAALPLSIGGAFAALLITHNSFSMPSLIGLLMLMGIAVKNSILLVEYAIVARRDHGMSRFEALMDACHKRAQPIIMTTIAMGAGMLPIALGLGADSSFRGPMAIAVIGGLVTSTFLSLLVIPVVFTYVDDLLVWASRKFRRKPGESVAHMVASKLHITET from the coding sequence ATGAATTTTTCCGCTCTCTCGATCAAACACCCGGTTCCAGCCATTTTGCTGTTCATCATGCTCACGGTAATGGGGCTGATGAGCTTCAAAAGCATGCTGGTACAAGATAGTCCAGACATCGATTTCCCGTTTATTTCGATCTCCACCAGCTTGCCGGGCGCTTCGCCCTCGCAGCTGGAAACCGAAGTGGCGCGCAAGATCGAGAATTCGGTCGCGACCGTCACGGATGTACGCCACATCTACACCATGATCAATGATGGCGTAGTGAACATCACTGTCGAATTCCGGCTGGAGAAAGATATTTCGGAAGCGATGGACGATGTGCATGACGCCGTCAACCGGGTTCGCAGCGATTTGCCCACAGACGTCCGAGATCCGGTCTACGGCAAGGCCAGCACGTCCGGCCAGCCGATCATCACCTATACCGTCAAATCCGACCAGCTGGATGAGGAAGCTTTATCCTGGTTCGTCGACAACGATGTGTCCAAAGCCCTGTTGTCGGTGCCTGGGGTCGGCAAGATCGCCCGGGTGGGTGGAGTTAACCGCGAAGTACTGGTCGAACTGGATCCGGAACGCATGGCGGCCCTGAACGTATCGGCGGCGCAAATCTCGCGCCAGCTGCAACGCGTGCAACAGGAAGCGCCGGGCGGCAAGGCTGATATCAGTGGCGCACGGCAATCGGTGCGCACCATCGGCACGGTCGGCAACGTAGCGGAAATCGCTGCCTTGCAAATGGCTTTACCGGATGGCCATGTGATCCGTCTGGACCAGGTCGCCAAGGTGACCGACGGCATCGGCGAGCGCACTGCGATCACGCTGCTCGATGGCAAGCCGGTGGTCGGCTTTGAAATCACCCGCAGCAAGGGCGCCAGTGAAATCACGGTGTCCAATGCGGTGAAGAAGGCGGTCGCCGAGCTGGGCAGCAAAGCCACCCATGTCAAGATCGAAGAGGCGTTTAATAACGTCGACGCGGTCAAGGAAAACTACGCAGGTTCGATGTCCTTGCTGTACGAAGGCGCGCTGCTGGCGGTGCTGGTAGTCTGGTTCTTCCTGCGTGACTGGCGGGCGACACTGGTGGCCGCGGCGGCGCTGCCGCTGTCCATCATCCCGACCTTCATGGTGATGAATTTCCTTGGCTTCTCTCTCAACGGCGTAACTTTGCTGTCGCTGGCGCTGGTGATCGGCATCCTGGTGGACGATGCGATTGTGGAAATCGAAAACATCGTGCGTCATCTGCGCATGGGAAAGACGCCTTACCAGGCGGCGATGGAAGCTGCCGATGAAATCGGCCTGGCGGTGGTGGCGACGACGTTTACGCTGGTGGCGGTGTTCTTGCCGACGGCGTTTATGAGCGGCATCGTCGGCAAATATTTCAAGCAATTTGGCTGGACCGCGGCGATTGCCGTGACGACGTCGCTGGTGGTGGCGCGGCTGCTGACGCCGATGATGGCGGCTTACTTGTTGAAGCCGCTGGTGCATGAGAAGAAAGAAAGCCGCATGATGGGCAAGTACCTGGCATTGGCTTCCTGGTGCATGCATCACCGGGTCAAGACCATGGTCATGGCCGCCGTATTCTTTATTGCTTCGTTGGCCATGATTCCTTTCCTGCCGACTGGTTTCATCCCGCCTAGCGACCGTGGTCAGACCCAGGTCACGCTGGAACTGCCTCCCGGCAGCGTCCTGGAAGAAACACGCGCCAGTACGGAACAGGCACGCCGCTTGCTGATGACCAACAAGAACGTTGACCAGGTATATAGCGCGATCGGCGGCGACGAGGCGCGCCGCTCGACCCTGACTGTACTGCTCAAGGATCCGCCAGCGCGCAAGGAGAAGCAGACGGCGGTGGAGTCTGAATTGCGCAAGCTGTTGGCGCAGTTGCCTGGTTTGCGGTTTACCGTCGGTGGCGGCGGCAATGGCGAAGAATTGCAGCTGTTGTTGTCCGGTGATGATCCACAGGCGCTGAGTACGGTGACGCGTGCTATCGAACGCGAAATCCGCGCTATTCCGGATCTTGGCAGCATCACTTCCAGCATCAGCCTGGTGCGGCCGGAGATTATCGTTACGCCGAATTTTGCCAAAGCCGCCGACCTGGGCGTCACCGCTTCGGCGATTGGCGAGACGTTGCGCATCGCTACTTCCGGCGACTATGACCAGTTGGTCGCCAAGCTGAATTTGCCGGAACGGCAGATTCCGATCCGCGTGCGTTTGCCGGAAGCCGCACGGCAAGACCTGAGTGTGCTGGAGCGCCTGTCGGTGCAAGGCAAGAACGGTAATGTGCCATTGAGCTCGGTTGCCGACATCCGTTTCGACAGCGGCCCGGCACGGATCGACCGTATCGACCGCAATCGCCGCGTCATCATCCACGTTGAATTGAACGGACATGAAATTGGCGAAGTGATGTCGAAGATCAATGAATTGCCTAACCTGAAAAACTTGCCGCCAAACGTCAAGCGCGGTGAACTGGGCGATGCTGAAGTCATGAAGGAACTGTTCTCCGGCTTCGCGCTGGCGATGCTGACCGGTGTGTTGTGCGTCTACATGGTGCTGGTGCTGCTGTTCAAGGGTTTCCTGCAACCAGTGACGATTTTGGCGGCACTGCCTTTGTCGATTGGTGGCGCGTTTGCGGCATTGCTGATCACCCATAACTCGTTCTCGATGCCGTCGCTGATCGGCTTGCTGATGCTGATGGGGATCGCCGTCAAGAACTCGATCCTGCTGGTGGAGTACGCCATCGTGGCGAGGCGCGATCATGGGATGAGCCGTTTCGAGGCCTTGATGGATGCCTGTCACAAGCGGGCCCAGCCGATCATCATGACCACCATCGCCATGGGCGCCGGCATGTTGCCGATCGCTCTTGGGTTGGGAGCAGATTCCAGTTTCCGCGGACCGATGGCGATTGCCGTGATCGGCGGCCTGGTGACTTCTACTTTCCTGAGTTTGCTGGTGATTCCGGTGGTGTTCACCTATGTCGACGATCTGCTGGTCTGGGCCAGCCGCAAGTTCCGCCGCAAGCCGGGCGAGTCGGTGGCGCACATGGTGGCCAGCAAGTTGCATATCACCGAAACCTGA
- the dacB gene encoding D-alanyl-D-alanine carboxypeptidase/D-alanyl-D-alanine endopeptidase, translating to MKKIFAISLLVSSSFLLVSVQAQESSSSVPAPFSKALQIAGIPAQGVGVYVQEVDGTGKVLASSNAAVPFNPASTMKLVTTDAALELLGPAYRWKTQAYADGSQVGNVLQGDLIFKGNGDPKLVQENFWLFLRQIRAKGIRDIRGNIVLDRSSFDETAYDPSEFDGDPMKPYNVGPDALLLNYKALTFQFVPDPDKRQVSVVLDPPMSGYPVKPPRLGQGSCDDWQGKLQASVDADGASFNGVLPASCGEKTWYVNPYKMNSTQYFGAVFRQMWTDLGGTFSGSVKNGSTPPGARLITEWSSVTLPEVIRDINKYSNNVMARQVLLTIAADILKLPATPERGARAIQTWLANKGIDASGLVIENGSGLSRNEKISAQTMGRMMAAAFQSPVMPEFVSSMPLVGYDGTMRKRLKDQSVAGQAHVKTGTLNDVRAIAGYVLAASGKYYAVVCLINHPNAGRGQAAQDVLLQWVYENG from the coding sequence TTGAAAAAAATCTTCGCGATAAGTCTGTTGGTTTCATCTTCCTTCCTGTTGGTCAGCGTTCAGGCGCAAGAATCCTCCTCTTCCGTTCCCGCACCATTTAGCAAAGCCCTGCAGATTGCAGGCATCCCGGCCCAGGGCGTCGGCGTGTATGTGCAGGAAGTCGATGGCACCGGCAAAGTGCTGGCGTCGTCGAACGCCGCCGTGCCGTTCAATCCGGCGTCGACCATGAAGCTGGTCACCACCGACGCCGCGCTGGAGTTGCTGGGCCCGGCCTATCGCTGGAAAACCCAGGCCTATGCCGACGGCAGCCAGGTCGGCAATGTCTTGCAGGGCGATTTGATTTTCAAGGGTAATGGCGACCCCAAGCTGGTGCAGGAAAATTTCTGGCTGTTCCTGCGTCAGATTCGCGCCAAAGGTATCCGCGATATCCGCGGCAATATCGTGCTGGATCGCAGCAGCTTCGATGAAACCGCCTACGACCCTTCCGAATTCGACGGCGACCCGATGAAACCGTATAACGTCGGCCCCGACGCCTTGCTGCTGAACTACAAGGCGCTGACTTTCCAGTTTGTCCCGGATCCCGACAAGAGGCAGGTCAGTGTCGTCCTCGATCCGCCGATGAGCGGTTATCCGGTCAAGCCGCCGCGCCTGGGGCAGGGTAGTTGCGACGACTGGCAAGGCAAGCTGCAAGCCTCGGTCGATGCCGATGGCGCCAGTTTCAACGGCGTGCTGCCTGCCTCCTGCGGCGAAAAGACCTGGTACGTGAATCCCTACAAGATGAACTCCACCCAGTACTTTGGCGCCGTGTTCCGGCAGATGTGGACCGATCTCGGCGGCACGTTCAGCGGCAGCGTCAAAAATGGCAGCACGCCGCCCGGCGCACGTCTGATCACTGAATGGAGTTCGGTCACCTTGCCGGAAGTGATCCGCGATATCAACAAATACAGCAACAACGTCATGGCGCGCCAGGTGCTGCTGACGATTGCCGCAGACATCCTGAAACTGCCGGCGACACCGGAGCGCGGCGCCCGCGCCATCCAGACCTGGCTAGCAAACAAGGGCATAGACGCCAGCGGCCTGGTGATCGAAAACGGCTCGGGATTGTCGCGCAACGAAAAGATTTCAGCGCAGACCATGGGCCGCATGATGGCCGCCGCTTTTCAGTCGCCGGTCATGCCGGAGTTCGTCTCTTCGATGCCGCTCGTCGGCTACGACGGCACCATGCGCAAACGCCTGAAAGACCAAAGCGTGGCCGGCCAGGCCCACGTCAAGACCGGTACCCTGAACGACGTCCGCGCGATCGCCGGTTATGTGCTGGCTGCTTCGGGAAAATACTATGCGGTAGTCTGCCTGATCAATCATCCCAATGCCGGCAGGGGACAAGCGGCACAAGACGTCCTGTTGCAATGGGTGTACGAAAACGGCTGA